From Candidatus Binatus sp., one genomic window encodes:
- a CDS encoding RsmE family RNA methyltransferase, whose protein sequence is MRISLSPRRFSIARAPDATGLAHVEGAELHHMRTVLRLAVDARVSLLDLAGVEHQGTIERYERDRAVVRIESSSPPPSSPARTRIILAAAIVKGPRMDFIVEKAAELGASELWPIVSARGLVRSPGADRLARWGRLAIAAAKQSHSPAAMEVRSPIGVDDMVRGVPPRTLAVICASGGQPLAGVIRRVHPRAILIAVGPEGDFDDDERAKAANAGFVAAGLGPNRLRSETAALAAVSIAAGLLHDAQGSSEDAETEEKDA, encoded by the coding sequence ATGCGCATTTCGTTGTCGCCGCGGCGTTTTTCGATCGCTCGCGCGCCGGACGCAACCGGGCTCGCGCACGTCGAGGGCGCGGAGTTGCATCACATGCGCACGGTCCTGCGCCTCGCCGTCGATGCGCGCGTGTCGTTGCTCGATCTTGCGGGCGTCGAGCATCAGGGCACAATCGAGCGCTACGAACGCGACCGCGCGGTAGTTCGCATCGAGTCATCGTCGCCGCCGCCGTCTTCGCCCGCCCGAACTCGAATCATTCTGGCCGCCGCAATCGTCAAAGGTCCGCGAATGGACTTCATCGTCGAGAAGGCGGCCGAGTTGGGTGCGTCGGAGCTATGGCCGATCGTCAGTGCGCGCGGGTTGGTCCGTTCGCCGGGAGCGGATCGGCTGGCGCGATGGGGCCGGCTCGCGATTGCCGCCGCAAAGCAAAGCCATTCCCCGGCCGCAATGGAAGTGCGATCGCCGATCGGCGTTGACGACATGGTTCGCGGCGTGCCGCCCCGGACCCTCGCCGTAATCTGCGCCAGTGGCGGCCAACCGCTCGCCGGGGTGATTCGACGCGTGCATCCGCGTGCGATATTGATAGCGGTTGGACCGGAGGGCGACTTCGACGATGACGAGCGCGCGAAAGCCGCCAACGCCGGCTTCGTCGCCGCCGGACTTGGGCCAAATCGCCTCAGGAGCGAGACGGCGGCTCTGGCAGCGGTCAGCATAGCGGCGGGGTTACTTCACGATGCGCAAGGGTCAAGCGAAGATGCCGAAACGGAAGAAAAGGACGCGTAA
- a CDS encoding 50S ribosomal protein L11 methyltransferase, whose product MASRQTYTRAIFRTHAHLADEAAGILVAGGALGCAVAGMKLPRAREDKTVALEAYFDAISTAELSRLKLTLEKAGMLADPARDSTGNGSVRRIVDPGWSTLWMKRFGPFRVGRRILIVPPWKRENQRGRTTIVVQPARAFGTGHHPTTAGALRAIESLVGARAPKSILDAGTGSGVLAIAAAMLGMRDGVECEIIAIDTDPTALENARLNARLNGVEKSIRFSSVPLASIHRHFDLIAANILSHTLIELAPHLKRLVAPGGRLVLGGFLADEASEVLNHYRSPLRCLSRKTHRGWTTAVMARAPR is encoded by the coding sequence GTGGCATCCAGGCAAACTTACACTAGGGCGATATTCCGCACCCACGCGCATCTCGCGGACGAAGCCGCGGGAATCCTCGTCGCCGGCGGCGCCCTCGGATGCGCCGTCGCCGGAATGAAGTTGCCGCGCGCGCGCGAGGATAAGACCGTCGCGCTCGAGGCCTACTTCGACGCGATCTCGACGGCCGAGCTCTCGCGCCTGAAACTGACCCTGGAAAAAGCCGGGATGCTGGCTGACCCCGCGCGCGACAGCACCGGCAACGGCAGCGTGAGGAGGATCGTCGATCCGGGATGGTCCACGCTGTGGATGAAACGGTTCGGCCCGTTTCGCGTCGGGCGGCGAATACTGATCGTGCCGCCGTGGAAGCGCGAGAATCAGCGCGGCCGAACTACCATCGTTGTCCAACCCGCGCGGGCTTTCGGCACCGGGCACCATCCCACTACCGCCGGCGCTCTGCGCGCGATCGAATCGCTGGTAGGCGCGCGCGCGCCAAAGTCGATCCTCGATGCCGGCACCGGCTCGGGCGTGTTGGCGATCGCGGCGGCGATGCTCGGGATGCGCGACGGCGTCGAGTGCGAAATAATCGCAATCGATACCGATCCGACGGCGCTGGAAAACGCGCGTCTCAATGCGCGCCTGAACGGCGTGGAAAAATCAATCCGATTCTCATCGGTGCCGCTCGCTTCGATTCATCGCCACTTCGATCTGATCGCGGCCAACATTCTGAGCCATACATTGATCGAACTCGCGCCGCATCTGAAGCGACTCGTCGCGCCCGGCGGGCGGCTCGTCCTTGGCGGTTTTCTCGCCGACGAGGCCAGCGAAGTGTTGAATCACTATCGGTCGCCGCTGCGATGTCTCAGCCGCAAAACGCATCGCGGATGGACCACGGCCGTGATGGCGCGAGCGCCACGCTGA
- a CDS encoding glycerophosphodiester phosphodiesterase has translation MLNIAHRGASGTFPENTVSAFRAAIDAGADMCELDAQLSRDGAVVVIHDETVERTTDGKGEVAELTLEELKRLDAGAKFKGGPFKGAQIPTLDEVFSVTSGKCGLNIELKAAGLEHQVAQIMQARNALADSIVSSFEWEYLKKLQQLHFNIRVGLLAEEKPVELMMNAVAMRAHSINPRWDMVTSDLCKAAHERGLKLYTWTVDADSRMRALIECGVDGIMTNHPERLRKVVGG, from the coding sequence GTGCTGAACATAGCCCATCGCGGGGCGAGCGGTACTTTTCCCGAGAACACCGTGAGCGCGTTTCGCGCCGCCATCGACGCGGGCGCGGACATGTGCGAGCTGGACGCTCAGCTCAGCCGCGACGGCGCGGTCGTGGTGATCCATGACGAGACCGTCGAGCGCACGACCGATGGCAAGGGCGAAGTCGCGGAGCTGACGCTCGAGGAGCTCAAGCGATTGGACGCGGGCGCGAAGTTCAAGGGCGGCCCGTTCAAGGGCGCGCAAATTCCCACGCTCGACGAAGTCTTTTCAGTGACCAGTGGCAAATGTGGGCTAAACATCGAACTTAAGGCGGCCGGCCTCGAGCATCAGGTCGCGCAGATCATGCAGGCGCGCAACGCGCTGGCCGACAGCATCGTGTCGAGCTTCGAATGGGAATATCTCAAAAAACTCCAGCAGCTTCATTTCAATATTCGCGTCGGTCTGCTGGCCGAGGAGAAGCCGGTTGAGCTGATGATGAACGCGGTTGCGATGCGCGCGCATTCAATCAATCCGCGCTGGGACATGGTGACATCCGATCTGTGCAAGGCGGCGCACGAGCGCGGGCTGAAGCTGTACACCTGGACGGTGGATGCGGACTCGAGGATGCGGGCGCTAATCGAATGCGGCGTTGACGGGATCATGACGAACCATCCCGAGCGGCTGAGGAAGGTGGTGGGCGGCTGA
- the dnaG gene encoding DNA primase encodes MGRFGDDKIEEVRSRADIVEIVGAHVRLRRAGRNFVGLCPFHNEKTPSFSVNAERGFFHCFGCGAGGSVFNFIMRVEGLTFPEAVRSLARKYGVKLPEHDQSGPAAGEREAMLKASEVAAEFFAHVLWNTTDGALARDYLKSRGISAETARAFMIGFAPSRPASLAKALEKRGLGEAGLKVGLIRKHDSVATDAVVTGAEAYDMFRARVMFPIRDAQGRAIAFGGRVLDARLPKYINSPESPLYSKARTLYGLFEARQAISSSASSGKDRAIIVEGYFDVIVLWQAGFKEAVAGCGTALTVEQLRALSRYTKNVIACFDGDAAGRKASMRALEIFLQAGLLGRGIFIPSGFDPDTFVRERGAVAFAELTDKSELLVDYFLSEQAGEARGSIAERARAANRVAEMLKLVDDPFQFDLLARKAADLLSIGEEVLRKEARGPQSGSMQSRSTLSRFGRDRAATANPPAASGGGDAGSKAEIGLVAIALLHPELRAEIAQSGATANFEEIRLGGVLADLCRTDEAYTALEQWTAERLSAEEQSRISEFAVGPLTDDIGGDTEKNPNELGKCRALVLDYAGALDRRRRAHELGRLRQSAAEVSARESEPGEAAAAAQAVIAHRRQG; translated from the coding sequence ATGGGGCGTTTCGGCGACGACAAGATCGAGGAAGTCCGTTCGCGCGCCGATATCGTCGAGATCGTGGGCGCGCACGTGCGGCTGCGGCGGGCGGGGCGCAACTTCGTCGGGCTGTGTCCGTTCCACAACGAGAAGACGCCGTCGTTCTCGGTCAATGCCGAGCGCGGATTCTTTCATTGCTTCGGATGCGGCGCGGGCGGCAGCGTTTTCAATTTCATAATGCGCGTCGAGGGGCTGACGTTTCCCGAAGCGGTGCGCTCGCTCGCGCGCAAGTACGGCGTGAAACTGCCGGAACACGACCAATCCGGGCCGGCGGCGGGCGAGCGCGAAGCGATGCTCAAGGCCAGCGAGGTCGCCGCGGAGTTCTTCGCGCACGTGCTGTGGAACACGACCGACGGGGCGCTCGCGCGCGATTATTTGAAATCGCGCGGAATTAGCGCCGAGACGGCGCGGGCGTTCATGATCGGATTTGCGCCGAGCCGGCCGGCGTCGCTGGCCAAGGCGCTGGAAAAGCGCGGACTCGGCGAGGCGGGGCTGAAAGTGGGCTTGATCAGGAAACACGACTCGGTCGCCACCGACGCGGTTGTCACCGGCGCTGAGGCCTACGACATGTTTCGCGCGCGCGTGATGTTCCCGATTCGCGACGCGCAGGGGCGAGCGATCGCATTCGGGGGCCGGGTGCTCGACGCGCGCCTGCCCAAGTACATCAATTCGCCCGAATCGCCGCTGTACTCGAAAGCGCGGACTCTGTACGGACTGTTCGAAGCGCGCCAGGCGATTTCATCGAGCGCGTCGTCGGGGAAAGACCGTGCGATTATCGTCGAGGGTTACTTCGACGTGATTGTGCTGTGGCAGGCGGGGTTCAAGGAAGCGGTGGCGGGATGCGGCACGGCGCTGACGGTCGAGCAGTTGCGCGCGCTGAGCAGATACACGAAAAACGTAATCGCGTGTTTTGACGGCGACGCGGCGGGACGCAAAGCGTCGATGCGGGCGCTGGAGATTTTTTTGCAGGCGGGGTTGCTGGGCCGCGGGATTTTTATTCCGTCGGGTTTCGATCCCGACACGTTCGTTCGCGAGCGCGGCGCGGTCGCATTCGCGGAGTTGACGGACAAATCCGAGTTGCTGGTCGATTATTTTCTCAGCGAACAAGCGGGAGAGGCACGCGGATCAATAGCCGAGCGGGCGCGTGCGGCGAATCGCGTCGCCGAGATGCTCAAGCTGGTCGATGATCCGTTCCAGTTCGATTTGCTGGCGCGTAAAGCCGCCGACCTGCTCTCGATCGGCGAGGAAGTTCTGCGCAAAGAGGCGCGCGGGCCGCAATCAGGCTCGATGCAATCGCGATCGACACTGTCGCGGTTCGGGCGCGACCGCGCGGCGACCGCGAATCCGCCGGCCGCGTCGGGCGGCGGCGATGCCGGCTCGAAGGCCGAGATTGGCCTGGTAGCGATTGCGCTGTTGCATCCGGAACTGCGCGCCGAGATTGCACAGTCGGGCGCGACCGCGAATTTCGAGGAGATCCGGCTGGGCGGCGTGCTCGCCGACTTGTGCCGGACCGACGAAGCATACACGGCGCTCGAACAATGGACCGCGGAGCGGCTGTCGGCCGAGGAGCAAAGCCGAATCAGCGAGTTTGCGGTCGGTCCGCTGACCGACGACATCGGCGGCGACACTGAGAAAAATCCCAACGAACTGGGAAAATGCCGGGCGCTGGTGCTCGACTACGCCGGCGCGCTCGATCGGCGCCGCCGCGCGCATGAACTGGGGCGACTGCGCCAGAGCGCAGCCGAAGTGTCGGCGCGCGAGTCGGAACCGGGCGAGGCGGCAGCTGCTGCGCAGGCGGTGATTGCGCATCGACGGCAGGGGTGA